From the genome of Brevibacterium sp. JSBI002, one region includes:
- a CDS encoding anthranilate synthase component II produces MTKILVIDNYDSFVYTLVSYLRELGADVDVVRNDDIPASAIAGTVSTYDGVLLSPGPGVPAESGICPPLLSWAETAGMPVFGVCLGHQALGEVFGAEVTHSPVLMHGKTSVITHDGEGIFFGCPSPLTVTRYHSLAIVDETLDLEKFAVTARTDDGIVMAIEHREQPLFGVQFHPESVLTECGYLMLGNWLEVCGLEGAAQAAARMSPLATAIA; encoded by the coding sequence ATGACAAAGATCCTCGTCATCGACAACTACGACAGCTTCGTCTACACGCTCGTGTCCTATCTGCGTGAGCTCGGCGCCGACGTCGACGTCGTCCGCAACGACGACATCCCCGCCTCCGCGATCGCGGGGACCGTGAGCACCTACGACGGCGTGCTCCTGTCCCCGGGGCCCGGCGTGCCCGCGGAATCCGGGATCTGCCCGCCCCTGCTGTCCTGGGCGGAGACGGCCGGCATGCCGGTGTTCGGCGTCTGCCTGGGCCATCAGGCCCTCGGCGAGGTGTTCGGCGCCGAGGTCACCCATTCTCCCGTGCTCATGCACGGCAAGACCTCGGTCATCACCCACGACGGCGAAGGCATCTTCTTCGGTTGTCCGAGCCCGCTGACCGTCACCCGCTACCATTCGCTGGCGATCGTCGACGAGACCCTCGACCTCGAGAAGTTCGCGGTCACCGCCCGCACCGACGACGGCATCGTCATGGCCATCGAACACCGGGAGCAGCCGCTGTTCGGCGTCCAGTTCCACCCCGAATCCGTTCTCACGGAATGCGGATACCTCATGCTCGGCAACTGGCTCGAGGTGTGCGGTCTCGAAGGCGCTGCCCAGGCGGCGGCGCGCATGTCGCCGCTGGCGACCGCGATCGCCTGA
- a CDS encoding GyrI-like domain-containing protein, whose protein sequence is MSEPTYLRDEPFTELTVIEVPATPAAVVEAREVHMSGLPELFDATFSGLFPVLSEAGLEPAGPAFALYTRQPSETVDLQVGIPTSAGLTNAQPIAGGHIVIPAELPGGSMAVRSHLGGYDGLGESWAQLLKDVMAAGHRPGLPFIELYVTEPSPEADPADMRTDLFLTLE, encoded by the coding sequence ATGTCAGAACCGACCTATCTGCGCGACGAACCGTTCACCGAACTCACCGTCATCGAGGTCCCGGCCACTCCGGCGGCGGTCGTCGAGGCGCGCGAAGTGCACATGTCGGGCCTGCCGGAACTCTTCGACGCCACGTTCTCCGGACTCTTCCCCGTACTCTCCGAGGCAGGACTCGAACCAGCGGGACCGGCCTTCGCTCTCTACACCCGTCAGCCGAGCGAAACGGTGGATCTGCAGGTCGGGATCCCCACCTCGGCGGGGCTGACGAATGCGCAGCCCATCGCCGGCGGTCATATCGTCATCCCCGCGGAGCTGCCCGGCGGATCCATGGCCGTGCGCAGCCACCTCGGCGGATACGACGGGCTCGGGGAGTCCTGGGCGCAGCTGCTCAAGGACGTGATGGCGGCCGGGCATCGACCGGGACTGCCGTTCATCGAACTCTATGTCACCGAACCCAGCCCCGAGGCGGATCCCGCCGATATGCGCACCGACCTGTTCCTCACCCTGGAGTGA
- the pknB gene encoding Stk1 family PASTA domain-containing Ser/Thr kinase, with product MSEPKVLSGRYEVRALLGRGGMAEVHEGVDNRLGRRVAIKLLRSDLARDPSFHTRLKREAQSAAGLNHPGIVSVYDSGEEEFVESGGSSVSVPFIVMEYVEGQTLREVLNEHGTLTVDEALNVIAGVLAPLEYSHRNGIVHRDIKPANVMLTPEGDIKVMDFGIARALKDNSGLTQTQSVVGTAQYLSPEQARGEVVDARSDLYSTACLLYELLAGRPPFVGDSQLAVAYQHVGETPQPPSFFNSNIPPAVDRLLLHALLKDRDARYQDAYTFREDVLAARDGRPMSFEDDVEATQAYPMMAPPMTAPMAHANEADAAPETGPVSTIMTNQEERPPQKRSRAWVWIGSIFVLLALAAVALWVYEINKPEPIVQVEVTDVADMDADEAEAALMQQGLRVNTDEKYSSEVDKGKAIETDPPGGQRVDKDSVVKLIISSGPESVTIPDVSGKTEEAARKIINDAGLQAGTHISQNSPDVEKGVVIETKPGDGQEVDVDSNVDLVVSSGLVEVPDVTGQTAEEACKTLEGDEYQFTCKTEEVETDEHDEKKVFEQSATGGSEVKQGSEITVKVAKKPPEPSPSIPSVPGGIPTAPGDDDGGDEDDKDDKDKKDKDSMGGGLFDNWTEGIIGN from the coding sequence ATGAGTGAACCCAAGGTGCTGTCGGGGCGTTACGAAGTTCGTGCGCTCCTCGGCCGTGGGGGCATGGCAGAAGTGCATGAGGGCGTCGACAACCGTCTCGGCCGTCGCGTGGCCATCAAACTTCTGCGCTCCGATCTCGCCCGCGATCCGTCTTTCCATACCCGGCTCAAGCGCGAGGCCCAGTCCGCTGCCGGTCTCAATCATCCCGGAATCGTCTCCGTCTACGATTCGGGTGAAGAGGAATTCGTCGAATCCGGCGGCTCGTCGGTGTCCGTGCCGTTCATCGTCATGGAATACGTCGAGGGCCAGACCCTGCGCGAAGTCCTCAACGAGCACGGCACACTCACCGTGGACGAGGCCCTCAATGTCATCGCCGGGGTGCTGGCTCCGCTAGAGTACTCCCACCGCAACGGCATCGTCCACCGCGACATCAAGCCTGCGAACGTCATGCTCACTCCCGAGGGTGACATCAAGGTCATGGACTTCGGGATCGCCCGAGCGCTCAAGGACAATTCGGGACTGACGCAGACCCAGTCCGTAGTCGGCACCGCCCAGTACCTCTCCCCCGAGCAAGCCCGCGGCGAAGTCGTCGACGCCCGCTCCGACCTGTACTCGACCGCCTGCCTGCTCTACGAGCTGCTTGCCGGCCGTCCCCCGTTCGTCGGCGACTCCCAGCTGGCCGTGGCCTACCAGCATGTCGGGGAGACCCCGCAGCCGCCGAGCTTCTTCAACTCGAACATCCCACCGGCCGTCGACCGGCTCCTCCTCCACGCTCTGCTCAAGGACCGCGACGCCCGGTATCAGGATGCCTACACCTTCCGTGAGGACGTGCTCGCCGCCCGCGACGGCCGTCCCATGAGCTTCGAGGACGATGTCGAAGCCACTCAGGCGTATCCGATGATGGCCCCGCCCATGACCGCCCCGATGGCCCATGCCAACGAGGCCGATGCCGCTCCCGAGACCGGACCGGTGTCGACGATCATGACCAATCAGGAGGAGCGTCCGCCGCAGAAGCGCTCCCGCGCGTGGGTCTGGATCGGCAGCATCTTCGTGCTCCTCGCCCTGGCCGCCGTGGCCCTGTGGGTGTACGAGATCAACAAGCCCGAACCGATCGTTCAGGTCGAAGTCACGGATGTGGCCGATATGGATGCCGATGAGGCCGAGGCGGCCCTCATGCAACAGGGCCTGCGAGTGAACACGGACGAGAAGTACAGCTCGGAAGTCGACAAGGGCAAGGCCATCGAAACCGATCCTCCGGGCGGTCAGAGGGTCGACAAGGACAGCGTGGTCAAGCTGATCATCTCCTCCGGACCCGAGTCCGTGACGATCCCCGACGTCTCCGGAAAGACCGAGGAGGCGGCGCGGAAGATCATCAATGACGCGGGGCTGCAGGCCGGCACCCATATCTCCCAGAATTCCCCGGATGTGGAGAAGGGCGTGGTCATCGAGACCAAGCCCGGTGACGGTCAGGAGGTCGATGTCGATTCGAATGTCGATCTCGTCGTGTCCTCAGGTCTCGTCGAGGTCCCCGATGTCACCGGCCAGACGGCCGAGGAGGCCTGCAAGACCCTCGAAGGCGATGAGTACCAGTTCACGTGCAAGACCGAAGAGGTCGAGACCGACGAACACGATGAGAAGAAGGTCTTCGAACAGTCCGCGACCGGCGGCAGCGAGGTCAAGCAGGGCTCTGAGATCACCGTGAAGGTGGCCAAGAAGCCGCCGGAGCCGTCGCCGTCGATCCCGTCGGTCCCCGGTGGCATCCCGACCGCTCCCGGCGACGATGACGGCGGAGACGAAGACGACAAGGATGATAAGGACAAGAAGGACAAGGATTCGATGGGCGGAGGGCTCTTCGACAACTGGACGGAAGGCATCATCGGCAACTGA
- a CDS encoding protein kinase domain-containing protein — MRPVEGTLLGNRYKLTSRIAVGGMGEVWKGVDSVLGREVAAKILKDEYLSESTFLARFRAEAQNMGRVSDPGIAGVYDYGDEQGSPYLVMEYVPGEALSAIIERSAPLSETDTLSIVTQAAQALGAAHKVGVIHRDIKPGNILMTPDFRVKITDFGIARVTDQAPLTKTGQVMGTAQYLAPEQATGKGSGPGSDLYALGIIAYEALAGQRPFTGDSQVAIAIAQVNQQHPPLPDTVSEPLRRFVDCLLEKKPERRPSDAFKVAKAAEALSAGDIAGAEELVPQMRHGAAASEALTQVFNNPEPAATTKTLPVTSSNDATQVYPNGAAAGIVGAGAAGAGAAAANTGQIDPNDPQNQDLEKDKQSNKGRVLIWILAIIALIAVGSLLWFFLGGGNAEPEPEPSTSAPTSEAAKTIEIDKNDYIGLTESSATQNLENKGLEVETTDINSDRAAGTVADVGEGDNGYTFEEGDTVTLYISAGPAEQPEEPASDSGSDSGLGNDSESSSDSGSSSDSQDQGSNSGDNGSSSDQDSSSSSSSSSDSETSSESDSSSSTDTSGESDTSSSGDSADTSGGSNPNSGNDGAGSNQGSSSGSNSEAGGNQNGNNGDE, encoded by the coding sequence ATGAGACCCGTCGAAGGCACCCTGTTGGGCAACCGTTACAAACTCACCTCCCGCATCGCCGTCGGCGGCATGGGCGAGGTCTGGAAGGGTGTGGACTCCGTGCTCGGCCGCGAGGTCGCGGCGAAGATCCTCAAGGACGAGTACCTCTCCGAATCGACCTTCCTCGCCCGGTTCCGTGCCGAAGCCCAGAACATGGGCCGAGTCTCCGACCCGGGAATCGCCGGCGTCTACGACTACGGTGACGAGCAGGGTTCGCCCTACCTCGTCATGGAATACGTGCCCGGTGAGGCTCTGTCGGCCATCATCGAGCGCAGTGCTCCCCTATCCGAGACCGATACGCTCTCCATCGTCACGCAGGCCGCTCAGGCCCTCGGTGCCGCACACAAGGTGGGCGTCATCCACCGTGACATCAAGCCCGGCAACATCCTCATGACCCCGGACTTCCGGGTCAAGATCACGGACTTCGGCATCGCCCGAGTCACCGATCAGGCACCGCTGACGAAGACCGGGCAGGTCATGGGCACCGCCCAGTACCTCGCCCCCGAACAGGCCACCGGAAAGGGTTCGGGACCTGGTTCCGACCTCTATGCACTGGGCATCATCGCCTATGAGGCCCTGGCCGGTCAGCGTCCCTTCACGGGGGACTCGCAGGTGGCCATCGCCATCGCCCAGGTCAATCAGCAGCATCCGCCGCTGCCGGACACGGTCTCCGAACCGCTGCGCCGCTTCGTCGACTGCCTGCTGGAGAAGAAGCCCGAACGCCGTCCCTCGGACGCGTTCAAGGTCGCCAAGGCCGCCGAGGCGCTCTCGGCCGGGGACATCGCCGGGGCCGAGGAGCTCGTGCCGCAGATGCGCCACGGAGCCGCGGCGTCCGAAGCTCTGACCCAGGTCTTCAACAACCCGGAGCCGGCAGCCACGACGAAGACCCTGCCCGTCACCTCCTCGAACGATGCGACCCAGGTGTACCCGAACGGTGCCGCCGCCGGAATCGTCGGCGCTGGTGCCGCGGGTGCCGGAGCAGCTGCGGCGAATACGGGACAGATCGATCCCAACGATCCGCAGAATCAGGATCTGGAGAAGGACAAGCAGTCGAACAAGGGCCGGGTCCTCATTTGGATCCTTGCGATCATCGCCCTCATCGCGGTCGGTTCCCTGCTGTGGTTCTTCCTCGGCGGAGGCAATGCCGAACCCGAACCGGAGCCATCGACCTCGGCGCCCACCTCGGAGGCGGCGAAGACGATCGAGATCGATAAGAACGATTACATCGGACTCACGGAATCCTCGGCGACGCAGAACCTCGAGAACAAGGGACTCGAGGTCGAGACGACCGACATCAACTCGGATCGGGCGGCCGGAACCGTCGCGGACGTCGGCGAGGGCGACAACGGTTACACCTTCGAAGAGGGTGACACCGTGACCCTCTACATCTCCGCCGGTCCCGCCGAGCAGCCCGAAGAGCCGGCCTCGGACTCCGGATCCGATTCGGGGCTGGGCAATGACTCGGAGTCGAGCTCGGATTCCGGTTCCTCATCCGATTCGCAGGATCAGGGTTCGAACTCCGGTGACAACGGCTCGTCCTCCGACCAGGATTCCTCGAGCTCGTCGAGTTCGTCGTCGGACTCCGAGACGTCGAGCGAATCGGACTCCTCATCGTCGACGGACACGTCAGGCGAGTCGGATACCTCGAGCTCCGGCGATTCGGCCGACACCTCCGGCGGCTCCAACCCGAACAGCGGCAATGACGGGGCGGGCAGCAATCAAGGCTCGTCGAGCGGTTCGAACTCGGAGGCCGGCGGCAACCAGAACGGAAACAACGGCGATGAATAG
- a CDS encoding peptidoglycan D,D-transpeptidase FtsI family protein: protein MKKPLTHIAVVGFVMFALLFGSTSWVQYVTADSLNNNPLNNRRILDQLARDRGPILVDGTPIAYSEPVDDKYKYQRKYGSDNLDPRAYASLTGYYSVVSGASGMERASGDYLSGDSDALFYDKVGSFFTGEQPRGAAVELTIDPKVQQAAWDGLGNQNGAAVALDPKTGKILAMASTPGWDPNALASHDTTEASEAFKNLEAAEGKPAYNRAIGGNLYPPGSTFKVLVAAAALESGDYEPDSQLNGPATLDLPQTTATIGNSHPGACRNGGKPTLADSLAESCNTSFASLGMDLGEDAIAKQAEKFGFGEDLEIPLNVTPSSFPSDLNPPQLAQSSLGQYEVRSTPLQMAMMTAGIANGGKMMKPQLVDRVLNANTLEPVSETRPSQMSRPVSGDTADKLTDMMTGVVENGTASVAKMGDTKVAAKTGTAQHAKGAAPHAWFISFAPADDPQVAVAVVVENGGNAGNEAYGATVAGPIAKNMMEAVVEK, encoded by the coding sequence ATGAAGAAGCCATTGACGCATATCGCCGTCGTCGGATTCGTCATGTTCGCGCTCCTGTTCGGGTCGACGAGCTGGGTGCAGTACGTAACCGCGGATTCGCTGAACAACAATCCGCTGAACAACCGGCGGATCCTCGACCAGCTGGCTCGTGATCGCGGTCCGATCCTCGTCGACGGCACCCCGATCGCGTATTCGGAACCGGTCGACGACAAGTACAAGTACCAGCGCAAATACGGCTCGGACAACCTCGATCCGCGCGCCTACGCCTCGCTGACCGGCTACTACTCCGTCGTGTCCGGCGCTTCGGGGATGGAGCGAGCCTCCGGCGACTACCTCTCCGGAGATTCCGACGCCCTGTTCTATGACAAGGTCGGCAGCTTCTTCACCGGTGAACAGCCTCGCGGCGCCGCCGTCGAGCTGACGATCGACCCGAAGGTGCAGCAGGCGGCGTGGGACGGGCTGGGCAACCAGAACGGCGCTGCCGTGGCCCTCGACCCGAAGACCGGGAAGATCCTGGCCATGGCCTCGACCCCGGGCTGGGATCCCAATGCCCTGGCCAGCCACGACACAACTGAGGCCAGCGAGGCCTTCAAGAACCTCGAAGCCGCCGAGGGCAAGCCCGCCTACAACCGAGCTATCGGCGGCAACCTGTACCCGCCCGGTTCGACTTTCAAGGTCCTTGTCGCGGCGGCCGCCCTGGAATCCGGTGACTACGAACCCGATTCCCAGCTCAACGGACCCGCCACGCTCGATCTCCCGCAGACGACGGCGACGATCGGCAACTCGCATCCCGGTGCCTGCCGCAACGGGGGCAAGCCGACCCTGGCCGATTCGCTCGCCGAATCCTGCAACACCTCATTCGCCTCCCTGGGCATGGACCTCGGAGAAGACGCAATCGCGAAGCAGGCCGAGAAGTTCGGCTTCGGCGAGGATCTCGAGATCCCTCTCAATGTCACCCCGTCCTCCTTCCCGTCCGACCTCAATCCGCCGCAGCTGGCTCAGTCCTCGCTCGGTCAGTACGAGGTCAGGTCGACTCCGCTGCAGATGGCGATGATGACCGCGGGAATCGCCAACGGCGGCAAGATGATGAAGCCCCAGCTCGTCGACAGGGTGCTCAATGCGAACACCCTCGAGCCGGTCTCCGAGACCCGTCCGAGCCAGATGTCCCGCCCCGTGTCCGGAGATACGGCCGACAAGCTCACCGACATGATGACCGGTGTGGTCGAGAACGGCACCGCCTCGGTGGCGAAGATGGGCGATACGAAGGTCGCGGCGAAGACCGGCACCGCCCAGCACGCCAAGGGCGCGGCACCCCATGCCTGGTTCATCTCCTTCGCCCCCGCCGACGACCCTCAGGTCGCAGTCGCGGTCGTAGTCGAGAACGGTGGAAACGCGGGCAACGAAGCTTATGGTGCGACGGTCGCAGGACCGATCGCGAAGAACATGATGGAAGCGGTGGTCGAGAAATGA
- a CDS encoding PP2C family protein-serine/threonine phosphatase: MRKNNQDSGYAGPNFLLIADGMGGHAGGDVASAITVSRLAELDREPGGEDALELLRTSILEANDRICRGVGEQPELAGMGTTVTAVLRATGNRFALAHIGDSRGYVLREDKLQPITHDHTFVQMLVDEGRITAEEAETHPQRSVVMKVLGDVGASPDLDLSLREAQVGDRWMLCSDGLTGFADIDDITRVLKEVADPDEACRQLIDLALAGGGADNVTVVVGDVLEGEVETTEGVSVGSVHLNPRYAAIGANPDAEAAVDTEAHTTFAEDDVSADTAPIQTVDGEDVDARDGTSQQLRTNTAADEEADLDDEVEKRSYLGWIITAIVIVALAVGGFFAFNYVSHQYYVADDDGKVSLYRGLDTTLGPIELSRLVDNTDIEVGSLNSYSQDRLRGSIPAGSRDEADRIIDNLRKESDRSSGMSGDVEDSTSPSDPAPSPPDSKSADPSDAITRESQ; the protein is encoded by the coding sequence GTGCGTAAGAACAACCAGGACTCCGGCTATGCGGGACCCAATTTCCTGCTCATCGCCGACGGAATGGGCGGTCACGCCGGCGGAGATGTCGCCTCGGCGATCACCGTGTCCCGCCTGGCCGAACTCGACCGCGAACCCGGAGGCGAGGACGCCCTCGAACTCCTCCGCACCTCGATCCTCGAAGCCAATGACCGCATCTGCCGTGGTGTCGGCGAACAGCCCGAACTCGCCGGAATGGGCACCACCGTCACCGCTGTTCTGCGCGCGACCGGCAACCGCTTCGCTCTCGCCCATATCGGCGACTCGCGCGGCTATGTGCTGCGCGAGGACAAGCTCCAACCGATCACCCACGACCACACGTTCGTGCAGATGCTCGTCGACGAAGGCCGGATCACCGCCGAGGAGGCCGAGACCCACCCGCAGCGCTCGGTCGTGATGAAGGTCCTCGGCGACGTCGGAGCCTCCCCCGACCTCGACCTGTCCCTGCGCGAGGCGCAGGTCGGCGACCGTTGGATGCTGTGCTCGGACGGTCTGACCGGTTTCGCCGATATCGACGACATCACCCGTGTGCTCAAAGAGGTGGCCGACCCCGACGAGGCATGCCGTCAGCTCATCGACCTGGCCCTGGCCGGCGGCGGAGCCGACAATGTCACCGTCGTCGTCGGCGACGTCCTCGAAGGCGAGGTCGAGACCACCGAAGGCGTGTCCGTCGGCTCCGTCCACCTCAACCCCCGCTACGCCGCGATCGGTGCGAACCCCGACGCCGAGGCGGCCGTGGACACCGAAGCCCATACGACCTTCGCCGAGGACGACGTGTCCGCCGACACCGCACCGATCCAGACGGTGGACGGCGAGGACGTCGACGCTCGGGACGGAACCTCTCAGCAGCTGCGGACGAACACCGCGGCAGACGAGGAGGCCGACCTCGACGATGAGGTCGAGAAAAGGTCCTACCTCGGGTGGATCATCACCGCCATCGTGATCGTTGCGCTGGCCGTCGGCGGATTCTTCGCCTTTAACTACGTCAGCCACCAGTACTACGTCGCCGACGACGACGGCAAGGTCTCCCTCTATCGCGGTCTCGACACGACGCTCGGACCCATCGAACTCAGCCGCCTCGTCGACAACACGGACATCGAGGTCGGCAGCCTCAACAGCTACTCCCAGGACCGTCTGCGCGGATCGATTCCCGCCGGGTCACGCGATGAGGCCGATCGCATCATCGACAATCTGCGCAAGGAATCCGATCGCTCCTCCGGCATGTCCGGCGATGTCGAGGACTCGACGAGTCCGAGCGACCCGGCTCCCTCACCTCCGGATTCGAAGTCTGCGGACCCCAGTGACGCCATCACCCGGGAGTCGCAGTGA
- a CDS encoding FHA domain-containing protein: protein MSEFTVTVFRLAFFVILWLFVLGVAGVLRRDIFGPRKARAGKKARRGGSKSAPPPPSRPAPAPRPAAAPVAHAHPGTIRITDGPLAGQTLMLSGAPVTFGRAPDNTIIINDDFASSHHARISAKNGAWMLEDLGSTNGTIVDGSRMTGPIQLAIGTRITIGHTTLETQS from the coding sequence GTGAGCGAATTCACCGTCACCGTCTTCCGGTTGGCATTCTTCGTCATCCTCTGGCTCTTCGTCCTCGGAGTCGCCGGAGTCCTCCGCCGCGACATCTTCGGCCCCCGGAAGGCCCGGGCCGGAAAGAAAGCTCGCCGAGGCGGTTCCAAGTCCGCCCCGCCGCCACCGTCGCGGCCGGCTCCCGCACCTCGTCCGGCGGCCGCCCCGGTTGCCCACGCCCATCCGGGCACCATCCGCATCACCGACGGCCCCTTGGCCGGGCAGACGCTGATGCTCTCGGGAGCGCCCGTGACCTTCGGCCGAGCTCCCGACAACACGATCATCATCAATGACGACTTCGCCTCCAGCCATCATGCGCGGATCTCGGCGAAGAACGGAGCCTGGATGCTCGAAGACCTCGGGTCGACGAACGGCACCATCGTCGACGGCTCGCGCATGACCGGGCCCATCCAGCTGGCCATCGGCACCCGGATCACCATCGGACATACGACCCTGGAGACCCAATCGTGA
- a CDS encoding DUF3662 and FHA domain-containing protein — MGLLDRFEKGLENVVNGAFAKAFRSQVEPVELAGALRREADNKAAVVSRGRTLTANHYVIELSQTDHDRLSGLESELRSDLRQVVGDHAVEQAYSFVGPVSVEFALADDLDTGMYRVVSSTQRPDGSPAAQPANRGGYDPISRANPIVGESPNSGSRPATPRRTPEPARSAPAPAATSRPNTASRPAPAPAPARSIEASVTIDGRTQMLRQGTNTFGRSSSSSDFVIDDPGVSRRHFEIVVEGDRAVANDLGSTNGTLLHGRKLTSATLSDGDVLLAGEAEVHYNERDAQ; from the coding sequence ATGGGGCTACTCGATCGCTTCGAGAAGGGGCTGGAGAACGTCGTCAACGGCGCCTTCGCCAAGGCTTTCAGATCCCAGGTCGAACCCGTCGAGCTCGCCGGAGCCCTGCGCCGTGAAGCCGACAACAAGGCCGCTGTGGTCTCCCGCGGTCGGACCCTGACGGCCAATCACTACGTCATCGAGCTCTCGCAGACCGACCACGACCGACTCTCCGGGCTAGAGTCCGAGCTGCGCTCCGATCTGCGCCAGGTCGTCGGCGATCACGCCGTCGAACAGGCCTACAGCTTCGTCGGTCCCGTCTCCGTCGAATTCGCTCTCGCCGACGACCTCGACACGGGAATGTACCGCGTCGTGTCCTCGACCCAACGTCCCGACGGTTCCCCCGCCGCTCAACCGGCCAACCGCGGCGGCTACGACCCGATATCGCGGGCGAATCCGATCGTCGGCGAGTCCCCGAACTCCGGTTCCCGACCCGCGACTCCGCGCCGCACTCCCGAACCCGCCCGGTCGGCCCCGGCCCCCGCCGCGACCTCGCGACCGAACACTGCCTCCCGGCCAGCACCGGCGCCGGCACCCGCGCGCTCAATCGAAGCCAGCGTCACCATCGACGGTCGCACGCAGATGCTGCGCCAGGGCACGAACACCTTCGGCCGATCCTCGTCGAGCTCGGACTTCGTCATCGACGATCCCGGCGTCTCACGACGTCACTTCGAGATCGTCGTCGAAGGCGACCGTGCCGTGGCCAACGACCTCGGTTCGACGAACGGCACGCTTCTGCACGGACGCAAACTGACATCGGCGACCCTGTCCGACGGCGATGTCCTCCTCGCCGGAGAGGCCGAGGTCCACTACAACGAGCGGGATGCCCAGTGA
- a CDS encoding hydroxymethylglutaryl-CoA synthase family protein: MTSHTAAGTVTIGIDDIELATSHHVVRLGDFAEANGTDPNKFRLGLGQDEFSFPAPDEDVVTMAAAAAAPIVQRSGTEGIRTLLFATESGIDQSKAAGMAVHSLLDLPSQMRVVEFKEACYSATAALQAAVGIVTRSPGQRVLVIASDVARYELDTPGEPTQGAGAVAMLVSANPKLLEIEPVSGLNSADVDDFWRPNDSTTAIVDGALSVTAYLDALTGAWSDLAAQGGPAIAEIDRVLYHQPFTKMAKKAQVHLAGLTGEDLDTEIVAGASGAGADAAGTSDAGSTGPAAAHSATAGSADSSVSTGPRDTGLATSTLYNRRLGNSYTASLYAGLCSLLDHDDDLAGKRIGLFSYGSGSVGEFFTARVVPGYEQHSRRQTVTEALDARVPLSIDAYRALHAAELSSAEDVSTPKVTAGPFRFAGIKGRARYYERA; encoded by the coding sequence ATGACATCACACACTGCTGCGGGCACTGTCACGATCGGCATCGACGACATCGAACTGGCCACGAGCCATCATGTCGTCAGGCTCGGTGACTTCGCCGAGGCGAACGGCACCGATCCGAACAAGTTCCGCCTCGGCCTCGGCCAGGACGAGTTCAGCTTCCCGGCACCCGATGAGGATGTCGTGACCATGGCCGCCGCGGCCGCCGCGCCCATCGTTCAGCGCAGCGGGACCGAGGGCATCCGGACTCTGCTGTTCGCCACCGAATCGGGAATCGACCAGTCGAAGGCCGCCGGTATGGCCGTGCACTCGCTGCTCGACCTGCCGTCGCAGATGCGCGTGGTCGAGTTCAAGGAAGCGTGCTATTCGGCGACTGCGGCTCTGCAGGCCGCCGTCGGCATCGTCACGCGCTCTCCCGGCCAGCGAGTGCTCGTCATCGCCTCGGATGTCGCCCGCTACGAGCTCGACACCCCGGGTGAGCCCACGCAGGGCGCCGGTGCGGTGGCGATGCTCGTGTCCGCGAACCCGAAGCTGCTAGAGATCGAACCGGTCTCGGGTCTGAACTCGGCAGATGTCGACGACTTCTGGCGCCCGAACGATTCGACGACCGCGATCGTCGACGGGGCCCTCTCGGTCACCGCCTACCTCGATGCGCTCACCGGCGCATGGTCCGATCTGGCCGCGCAGGGCGGACCGGCCATCGCCGAGATCGACCGCGTGCTGTACCACCAGCCGTTCACGAAGATGGCGAAGAAAGCACAGGTCCACCTCGCCGGACTCACGGGTGAGGATCTCGATACGGAGATCGTCGCGGGCGCCTCTGGAGCTGGCGCCGATGCTGCCGGCACCTCGGATGCGGGCTCCACCGGCCCGGCTGCCGCCCACTCGGCCACTGCCGGCTCTGCGGACAGCTCCGTTTCCACCGGCCCCCGCGATACGGGTCTGGCCACCAGCACTCTGTACAACCGGCGCCTCGGCAACTCCTACACCGCTTCGCTCTACGCAGGACTGTGCTCACTGCTCGATCACGATGACGATCTCGCCGGCAAGCGCATCGGACTGTTCAGCTATGGGTCGGGCAGCGTCGGCGAGTTCTTCACCGCCCGCGTCGTCCCCGGCTACGAGCAGCATTCGCGCCGACAGACCGTCACCGAGGCGCTCGACGCCCGAGTGCCGCTGTCCATCGACGCGTATCGCGCCCTCCACGCCGCCGAGCTCTCCAGCGCCGAGGACGTCTCGACCCCGAAGGTGACTGCGGGACCGTTCCGCTTCGCCGGGATCAAGGGCCGCGCCCGCTACTACGAGCGCGCCTGA